A genomic window from Acinetobacter lwoffii includes:
- a CDS encoding serine O-acetyltransferase gives MTLKYIKSDLYRYTSHVSFKTFLKTYFFNRGFNFSFWLRLASSKTVWAKLAYPIYYYKKKQYGIDIHTTTQIGYGLFIGHGGPLVVNPTTVIGNNVNLSQFTTIGANGGRQAAEIGDNVYIGPNVCIIEHVKIGNNATIGAGSVVTKDIPENATAVGNYAKVISMNNPGQAVNRRWTDF, from the coding sequence ATGACCTTAAAATATATAAAAAGTGATTTATACCGTTATACCAGTCATGTCAGTTTTAAAACTTTTTTGAAAACTTATTTTTTCAATCGCGGTTTTAATTTTTCATTTTGGCTGCGTTTAGCCAGTTCAAAAACTGTATGGGCAAAGTTGGCTTATCCTATTTATTATTATAAAAAAAAGCAGTACGGCATTGATATTCATACCACGACTCAAATTGGCTACGGCTTGTTTATTGGGCATGGCGGGCCGTTGGTCGTTAATCCGACAACTGTGATTGGCAATAATGTGAATTTATCGCAATTTACCACCATTGGTGCAAATGGCGGCCGTCAAGCCGCAGAAATTGGCGATAATGTTTATATTGGGCCCAATGTCTGCATCATTGAGCATGTCAAAATTGGCAATAATGCCACTATAGGTGCAGGAAGCGTTGTGACGAAAGATATTCCTGAAAATGCAACTGCGGTGGGAAACTATGCGAAGGTGATCAGCATGAATAATCCGGGTCAGGCAGTCAATCGTCGTTGGACAGATTTCTAA
- a CDS encoding acyltransferase produces the protein MAFMVSAFRQLFDLAYFMAKGSVAYARKKGVKIGENCRIYIKNWGSEPFLVSIGDHVTVTSGVKFITHDGSTCLVKDEQGKRYQRFAPIQVGSHVFIGVNSIIMPGVSIGSNVVIGAGSVVTKDIPDHSVVIGVPAKVVSNFADYQAKIQSICASDSDLVGITDYRARVERAMSIQASKNHL, from the coding sequence ATGGCATTTATGGTTTCTGCTTTTCGACAGCTGTTTGATCTTGCTTATTTTATGGCAAAGGGCAGTGTGGCATATGCACGTAAAAAGGGGGTGAAAATTGGTGAAAACTGCCGAATTTATATTAAAAATTGGGGCTCAGAACCGTTTTTAGTCTCAATTGGTGATCATGTCACGGTGACTTCAGGCGTGAAATTTATTACCCATGATGGCAGTACCTGTTTAGTCAAAGATGAGCAAGGGAAACGCTATCAACGCTTTGCCCCGATTCAAGTGGGTTCGCATGTCTTTATTGGTGTGAATAGCATTATTATGCCGGGCGTGAGCATTGGCTCAAATGTCGTGATTGGTGCAGGTTCGGTGGTGACCAAAGATATTCCTGACCATAGCGTGGTGATTGGTGTACCTGCCAAAGTGGTGTCGAACTTTGCTGATTATCAAGCCAAAATTCAAAGCATCTGTGCCAGTGATAGCGACTTGGTTGGCATCACCGATTACCGTGCCCGTGTGGAACGTGCCATGTCGATTCAAGCCTCAAAAAACCATCTTTAA
- a CDS encoding acyltransferase, producing MNWFASQCRKVMYNMAFGTKFRYFGKGCTVDIRGKMQIGNNVYIGDHVSLIVENGAVLEIADNSFIGENCYIKCFGGKVSIGKDVSINSKSYINGCGGVTIGDNTRIGTQSIIIASNHKFGEPDLLVKDAITKQGVSLGKNIWLGARVTVLDGVTIADDSVIGACSLVSKPLPESGVYVGIPAKKIKSV from the coding sequence ATGAATTGGTTTGCTTCACAGTGCCGTAAAGTGATGTACAACATGGCCTTTGGCACTAAGTTTCGCTATTTCGGCAAAGGTTGTACCGTCGATATTCGTGGAAAAATGCAGATTGGCAACAATGTCTATATTGGTGATCATGTCAGCTTAATTGTTGAAAATGGTGCGGTGCTTGAGATTGCCGACAACAGTTTTATTGGTGAAAACTGCTATATCAAATGCTTCGGTGGTAAGGTTTCAATTGGTAAAGATGTCAGCATTAATTCCAAGTCGTATATCAATGGTTGTGGAGGTGTGACCATTGGTGATAACACCCGTATTGGCACGCAAAGCATTATTATTGCGAGCAATCATAAATTTGGTGAGCCTGATCTGTTGGTGAAAGATGCGATTACCAAGCAGGGCGTGAGTTTAGGGAAAAATATTTGGCTTGGTGCACGAGTTACGGTACTTGATGGTGTAACTATTGCCGATGATAGCGTGATTGGTGCTTGTAGTTTGGTGTCTAAACCTTTGCCTGAATCAGGGGTGTATGTCGGTATTCCAGCCAAAAAAATCAAATCTGTGTAA
- a CDS encoding glycosyltransferase has translation MLNKVMFFLPSLGGGGAERTVIQLANSFAEQGLKIHLGVCDLNGDKAKLLPEVSSKIELVNFNCGRVMNSITPLKIKMKAEQYDCLVATQTHTHIVAGVAKKLSGVATRLIFREVSTPSKNIKLQGIAKFVLKTLVNWTYPMAQQVVCVSKGVEADFREYYGYKNNNLSTIYNPVLDDAYFGKLKAPVTHRFFNNDHKVILAVGRLTEAKNFGFLIRSFKALHDQHPETRLLILGEGELRAEFEELVADLGLKDVVDLPGFDANPYAYFKYASLFVLSSNWEGLPGVLIQALASKVKVVSTDCPSGPMEILDHAKFGLLIECNDQVGLMQAMQQAIFADYVQYQEADFEAHIQQFHKQTVLKQYLRMMESAA, from the coding sequence ATGTTGAATAAAGTCATGTTCTTTTTGCCAAGCTTGGGCGGTGGCGGTGCAGAACGTACGGTCATTCAACTGGCGAACAGTTTTGCTGAACAAGGACTTAAAATTCATTTAGGCGTATGTGACCTGAATGGCGATAAAGCCAAGCTGTTACCCGAAGTGAGTTCTAAAATTGAATTGGTCAATTTTAATTGCGGTCGGGTGATGAATAGCATCACGCCTTTAAAAATAAAAATGAAAGCTGAGCAATATGATTGCTTAGTGGCCACGCAAACCCATACCCATATTGTGGCAGGGGTTGCGAAAAAACTCTCAGGTGTTGCAACACGTTTGATCTTCCGTGAAGTATCTACGCCGTCAAAAAATATAAAGTTGCAAGGCATTGCTAAATTTGTGCTGAAAACTTTGGTGAATTGGACCTACCCCATGGCACAGCAAGTGGTCTGTGTTTCTAAAGGGGTAGAAGCTGATTTTCGTGAATATTATGGCTATAAAAATAATAATTTGAGTACCATTTATAACCCTGTATTGGACGATGCCTATTTTGGAAAACTCAAAGCGCCAGTCACACATCGCTTTTTTAATAATGACCATAAAGTGATTTTGGCAGTGGGGCGTCTCACTGAAGCAAAGAACTTTGGTTTTCTGATCCGCTCCTTTAAAGCCTTGCATGATCAGCATCCTGAAACCCGATTATTGATTTTAGGTGAGGGTGAACTGCGTGCAGAGTTTGAGGAGCTAGTGGCGGACTTGGGTTTAAAAGACGTGGTGGATTTACCGGGCTTTGATGCTAATCCATACGCTTATTTTAAATATGCATCGCTATTTGTTTTAAGTTCAAATTGGGAAGGTTTACCTGGGGTACTGATTCAGGCACTGGCTTCTAAAGTGAAGGTGGTCAGTACCGATTGCCCAAGTGGACCAATGGAAATTTTAGACCATGCAAAATTTGGCTTATTAATCGAATGCAATGATCAAGTTGGCTTGATGCAAGCCATGCAACAGGCAATTTTTGCAGATTATGTGCAATATCAAGAAGCTGATTTTGAAGCGCATATTCAGCAGTTTCATAAGCAAACCGTACTTAAGCAGTATTTGCGTATGATGGAGTCTGCAGCATGA
- the tviB gene encoding Vi polysaccharide biosynthesis UDP-N-acetylglucosamine C-6 dehydrogenase TviB, which produces MLKLSEVKVAIIGLGYVGLPLAVEFGKKVPVVGFDIYQKRIDELKSGKDHTLEVSLEELALSTQLDYSSNLEDLKDCNFFIVTVPTPIDKFKQPDLMPLVKASQSIGNVLKKGDIVVYESTVYPGATEEVCIPVLEQVSGLTFNQDFFAGYSPERINPGDKLHRVTNILKITSGSTPEVADFVDEVYNLIIEAGTHKAPTIKVAEAAKVIENTQRDVNIALINELAVIFNKMEIDTEAVLQAAGTKWNFLPFRPGLVGGHCIGVDPYYLTHKAQSIGYHPEIILAGRRLNDDMGAYVMTQLVKAMIKKKIQVEGAKVLVLGLSFKENCPDIRNTKIIDIVHELQDYHIQADVYDPWVNVSDAEHEYGITPVEALENGQYDAVILAVAHEQFKEMGAEAIRALGKANHVLYDLKYVLSRSESDLRL; this is translated from the coding sequence ATGCTAAAGCTCTCGGAAGTGAAAGTTGCCATTATTGGATTAGGCTATGTCGGTCTACCGCTAGCTGTTGAATTTGGTAAAAAAGTTCCGGTTGTGGGCTTTGATATTTATCAAAAACGTATTGATGAACTCAAATCTGGTAAAGACCATACATTGGAAGTCTCTCTTGAAGAACTCGCTCTATCGACACAGCTGGATTACAGCTCAAATTTAGAAGATTTAAAAGATTGTAATTTCTTTATTGTGACTGTGCCAACACCAATTGATAAATTTAAACAACCTGATTTAATGCCACTAGTAAAAGCATCTCAAAGTATTGGTAATGTATTGAAAAAAGGTGATATCGTAGTTTACGAATCAACTGTTTACCCAGGTGCAACAGAAGAAGTCTGTATCCCTGTGCTTGAGCAGGTGTCAGGTTTGACATTTAACCAAGACTTCTTTGCAGGTTATAGCCCTGAGCGGATTAACCCAGGTGATAAACTTCACCGTGTGACCAATATTCTTAAAATTACTTCAGGCTCCACTCCAGAAGTTGCTGATTTTGTCGATGAAGTCTATAACTTGATCATTGAAGCAGGCACACATAAGGCACCAACCATTAAAGTCGCTGAAGCGGCAAAAGTGATTGAAAACACCCAGCGTGACGTTAACATTGCCCTGATCAATGAACTGGCTGTGATCTTTAATAAAATGGAGATCGACACCGAAGCAGTACTTCAAGCGGCAGGGACGAAATGGAACTTCTTGCCATTCCGTCCTGGTCTTGTGGGGGGACACTGTATTGGCGTCGATCCATACTACCTAACCCATAAAGCGCAGTCGATTGGTTATCATCCTGAAATTATTTTGGCGGGTCGTCGTCTTAATGATGATATGGGGGCTTATGTGATGACTCAGCTTGTTAAAGCCATGATCAAGAAAAAGATTCAGGTTGAAGGTGCTAAAGTTTTAGTCCTTGGTTTAAGTTTTAAAGAAAACTGCCCGGATATTCGTAATACCAAAATCATTGATATTGTTCATGAGCTTCAGGATTATCATATTCAAGCTGATGTCTATGACCCATGGGTGAATGTATCAGATGCGGAGCATGAATATGGGATTACCCCTGTCGAGGCACTGGAAAATGGTCAATACGATGCTGTGATTTTGGCGGTTGCACATGAGCAATTTAAAGAGATGGGTGCAGAAGCTATCCGTGCACTGGGTAAAGCCAATCACGTATTATATGACTTGAAATATGTATTGAGTCGGTCTGAATCTGACCTTCGTTTATAA
- a CDS encoding glycosyltransferase family 4 protein — protein MKFLMISSFLPSVLNFRGKLLEAISAHGYEIHIMVPEFASFPEEQQKLQALGYHLHEIPMQRTGTNPLADLKLLKHIYRQIRQIQPEYVLSYTIKPVIYGTLASWLAKVPHRFALITGLGYAFQNVESGKRSLFQKLVHGLYAQALKRSDKVFFQNPDDLKLFQDMHLLDANKPTVVVNGSGVNVQDFDVMPLPKDDAGVVKASFLLIARLLGDKGVREYAESARIIKAQYPEAEFHLVGWIDDNPSAISQAELDTWIADGRLKYWGKLSDVRPAIAACSVYVLPSYREGTPRTVLEAMAMGRAIITTDAPGCRETVSHGVNGYLVGVKSVDDLVQCMQYFIEDPKLIEHMGQRSREIALNKYDVHQVNKHMLAEMDIH, from the coding sequence ATGAAATTTTTAATGATCAGCAGTTTTTTGCCATCGGTACTCAATTTTCGTGGCAAGTTATTAGAAGCGATTTCTGCGCACGGCTATGAAATTCACATCATGGTGCCTGAATTCGCATCATTCCCCGAAGAACAGCAAAAACTGCAAGCCCTTGGCTATCATCTGCATGAAATTCCCATGCAGCGCACTGGCACCAATCCGCTGGCGGATTTAAAACTGTTAAAACATATCTATCGGCAAATTCGTCAAATTCAGCCTGAGTATGTGCTGTCCTATACTATTAAACCTGTGATTTATGGCACGCTCGCGTCATGGCTGGCGAAAGTACCGCATCGTTTTGCTTTAATTACTGGTCTAGGTTATGCCTTTCAAAATGTGGAATCTGGCAAGCGTAGTCTGTTTCAAAAGCTGGTGCATGGCTTATATGCGCAAGCGCTCAAACGTAGCGACAAAGTCTTTTTCCAAAACCCTGATGATTTAAAGCTTTTCCAAGACATGCATTTGCTTGATGCCAATAAACCCACTGTAGTAGTGAATGGTTCAGGGGTAAATGTACAAGACTTTGATGTCATGCCTTTACCGAAAGATGATGCAGGCGTGGTCAAAGCCTCATTCTTGCTCATTGCACGGCTTTTGGGGGATAAAGGTGTGCGTGAATATGCTGAATCGGCACGTATCATCAAAGCACAATATCCTGAAGCTGAGTTTCATTTGGTCGGTTGGATTGATGATAATCCATCTGCGATTTCGCAAGCCGAACTCGATACTTGGATTGCAGATGGTCGCCTCAAATATTGGGGCAAGCTCAGTGATGTCCGTCCTGCAATTGCAGCATGCTCAGTGTATGTGTTGCCCTCCTACCGTGAAGGCACGCCACGTACGGTATTAGAGGCGATGGCTATGGGACGGGCGATTATTACCACCGATGCACCGGGCTGCCGTGAAACGGTATCGCACGGTGTGAATGGTTATTTGGTCGGAGTGAAGTCTGTAGATGATTTGGTGCAATGCATGCAATACTTTATTGAGGATCCAAAACTGATTGAGCATATGGGACAGCGTTCGCGAGAAATTGCGCTGAATAAATATGATGTGCATCAAGTGAATAAGCACATGCTGGCTGAAATGGATATTCATTAA
- a CDS encoding NAD-dependent epimerase/dehydratase family protein, whose product MHQYQQVCEQLQAQPKTWLVTGVAGFIGSNLLETLLKLDQTVVGLDNFATGHQHNLDEVKSLVSAEQWSKFRFIEGDIRQFADCQKACTGVDYLLHQAALGSVPRSIADPITTNDTNISGFLNMLTAARDAGVASFTYAASSSTYGDHPALPKIEENIGNPLSPYAVTKYVNELYADVFARSYGFKAIGLRYFNVFGKRQDPNGAYAAVIPKWTASMIAGEDVFINGDGETSRDFCFIDNTVQANILAATASDEAKNQVYNVAVGDRTTLNDLYRAIQSALAENDVQFERDPVYRDFRAGDVRHSQASIAKIQQHLGYAPKFEIAEGIQLAMRWYVNNLE is encoded by the coding sequence ATGCATCAATATCAACAGGTATGTGAGCAACTGCAAGCTCAGCCGAAAACCTGGCTCGTGACAGGTGTTGCTGGTTTTATCGGATCCAATCTTCTAGAAACTTTACTGAAGCTTGATCAAACTGTGGTGGGTTTAGATAACTTCGCTACTGGTCATCAGCATAACCTAGATGAAGTAAAAAGCTTGGTGTCTGCTGAACAATGGTCGAAATTCCGCTTTATTGAAGGTGATATTCGTCAGTTTGCAGATTGCCAAAAAGCCTGTACAGGTGTGGATTATTTACTGCATCAAGCCGCACTCGGTTCAGTACCGCGCTCGATTGCCGACCCCATCACCACCAATGACACCAATATCAGCGGTTTTTTAAATATGCTGACTGCGGCACGTGATGCAGGTGTTGCCAGCTTTACCTATGCGGCCAGCAGTTCGACCTATGGTGATCATCCTGCATTGCCAAAAATCGAAGAGAATATTGGCAATCCATTGTCTCCCTATGCTGTGACTAAGTATGTCAATGAGTTATATGCCGATGTGTTTGCACGTAGCTACGGTTTTAAGGCGATTGGTCTGCGTTACTTTAATGTCTTTGGCAAACGCCAAGATCCAAATGGTGCTTATGCAGCGGTGATTCCAAAATGGACGGCTTCCATGATTGCTGGCGAAGATGTTTTCATCAATGGTGATGGTGAAACCAGTCGTGATTTTTGCTTTATCGATAATACCGTGCAAGCCAATATTTTGGCGGCAACGGCATCGGACGAGGCTAAAAATCAGGTCTATAACGTCGCAGTCGGTGACCGTACCACATTGAATGACTTATATCGTGCCATTCAATCTGCGCTTGCGGAAAATGATGTGCAGTTTGAGCGTGATCCTGTGTACCGTGATTTCCGTGCAGGGGATGTGCGTCATTCACAAGCCAGTATTGCTAAAATTCAGCAACACTTAGGTTATGCACCTAAGTTTGAAATTGCCGAAGGCATTCAACTGGCGATGCGTTGGTATGTGAACAACTTAGAATGA
- a CDS encoding low molecular weight protein-tyrosine-phosphatase, with amino-acid sequence MQIRNILVVCVGNICRSPMGEFFLKKNHPNLHIESAGLSAMVGHSADDKAIASMARKSIDMRSHVAKQIDANLVKTADLILVMSSNQQKHIEKTWPFAKGKVFRLGHWQGHNVPDPYKLDQAFFEETCNNIESYVSDWQSHI; translated from the coding sequence ATGCAAATTCGGAATATTTTGGTCGTCTGTGTAGGAAATATTTGTCGTAGTCCAATGGGTGAGTTTTTTCTCAAGAAAAATCATCCTAACTTACATATTGAATCTGCGGGTCTTTCTGCCATGGTAGGCCATAGTGCTGATGATAAGGCCATTGCAAGTATGGCAAGAAAATCAATTGATATGAGATCACATGTCGCAAAACAAATTGATGCCAACTTAGTCAAAACTGCAGATTTAATTTTAGTGATGAGTTCAAATCAACAAAAACATATAGAAAAGACTTGGCCATTTGCTAAAGGTAAAGTATTTCGTTTAGGACATTGGCAAGGTCATAATGTTCCCGATCCTTATAAGCTTGATCAAGCATTTTTTGAAGAAACATGTAATAACATCGAATCTTATGTTTCGGATTGGCAATCACATATTTAA
- a CDS encoding sugar transferase: MLKRLLDIVIASSALVLLSPVYAFVAYKVRKNLGSPVLFCQVRPGLNGKPFEMIKFRSMKDAVDAQGHSLPDSERLTPFGQMLRSSSLDEMPELWNVLKGEMSIVGPRPLLMEYLPLYNEQQAKRHNVRPGITGYAQVNGRNAISWEKKFELDTWYVENRSLWLDFKIMLKTVQKVLSKDDISAEGEATISKFTGTSEPKDD; this comes from the coding sequence ATGTTAAAGCGCTTATTGGATATCGTGATTGCATCATCTGCGCTGGTGCTGCTGTCTCCTGTATATGCTTTTGTGGCATATAAGGTGCGAAAAAATTTGGGTTCACCCGTGTTGTTCTGTCAGGTGCGTCCGGGGCTCAATGGCAAACCTTTTGAAATGATCAAATTCCGCAGTATGAAAGATGCGGTTGATGCACAAGGTCATTCCTTGCCTGACAGTGAGCGTTTAACACCCTTTGGTCAAATGCTGCGTTCCAGCAGTTTGGATGAAATGCCTGAACTGTGGAATGTGCTTAAAGGCGAGATGAGTATTGTCGGACCACGACCACTGCTGATGGAATATTTACCCCTCTATAATGAGCAACAAGCCAAACGTCATAACGTGCGTCCGGGCATCACAGGGTATGCTCAAGTGAATGGCCGCAATGCCATTTCATGGGAAAAGAAATTTGAGCTAGACACATGGTATGTCGAAAACCGTTCATTATGGCTCGATTTTAAAATCATGCTGAAAACGGTACAAAAAGTATTGTCTAAAGATGATATTAGTGCCGAAGGTGAAGCGACCATAAGTAAATTTACGGGTACTTCGGAGCCTAAAGATGACTAA
- a CDS encoding glycosyltransferase, producing MSKPSMVHVITNFAGVGGAEMMLARLIQFTEDQYQHVIIALMKTSEVYQSTLDRCQAHYALDWNGINTLGTVSKLRTLLKKLQPATLQCWMYHANVLTSLSIIGLAQKPKVVWGIHHSLASPKDESISTKIALGISKILSQQASAIIYCAHSSMQQHQAFGFKNGNSQVIANGVFLDKFQPNLQLHEPTVIGFAGRYHIAKGYPYLFETIGLLKNENIIFKIAGGGASLENPEVKALFEQYQLDAEKVHLLDQISDMPAFYQSIDAFLMTSITEGFPNVLVEAMASGLPCISTDVGDAKYIVQDLGSIVPPRNAQALADAILAYTQKSEAEKQSLKQATRERVEQNFSIDTVSSQYMQVWSQQA from the coding sequence ATGAGCAAACCGTCGATGGTGCATGTGATTACCAACTTTGCGGGCGTGGGGGGTGCAGAGATGATGTTGGCCCGCCTGATCCAATTTACAGAAGATCAGTATCAGCACGTGATCATTGCTTTAATGAAAACATCAGAGGTGTATCAAAGTACTTTAGATCGTTGTCAGGCGCATTATGCACTGGATTGGAATGGCATAAACACATTGGGTACGGTAAGCAAACTGCGTACATTGCTTAAAAAACTACAGCCTGCAACGTTGCAATGCTGGATGTACCATGCCAATGTGTTGACCAGTCTCAGTATTATTGGTTTAGCCCAAAAACCAAAAGTAGTTTGGGGTATTCATCATTCGCTTGCTTCTCCCAAAGATGAATCGATCAGTACCAAGATTGCCTTGGGCATAAGCAAAATACTGTCCCAACAAGCCAGTGCTATTATTTATTGTGCGCATTCGTCTATGCAGCAGCATCAGGCCTTTGGCTTTAAAAATGGCAATAGTCAAGTGATTGCCAATGGCGTGTTTTTAGATAAATTTCAGCCCAATCTTCAATTGCATGAACCAACCGTGATTGGTTTTGCAGGGCGCTATCACATAGCCAAAGGCTATCCCTATTTGTTTGAAACCATTGGCTTGCTGAAAAATGAAAACATCATTTTTAAAATTGCAGGTGGTGGTGCAAGCCTAGAAAATCCTGAAGTGAAAGCTTTATTCGAGCAGTATCAGTTAGATGCCGAAAAAGTGCATTTGCTTGATCAAATCTCAGATATGCCTGCTTTTTATCAATCGATTGATGCTTTTCTGATGACTTCGATTACCGAAGGTTTTCCGAATGTGTTGGTCGAAGCCATGGCATCAGGTTTGCCTTGTATCAGCACCGATGTGGGCGATGCCAAATATATTGTGCAGGATTTAGGAAGTATCGTTCCACCACGTAATGCGCAAGCTTTGGCGGATGCCATTTTAGCCTATACACAAAAATCAGAAGCAGAAAAACAAAGCTTAAAACAGGCGACGCGTGAACGGGTAGAGCAGAATTTCAGTATTGACACTGTGAGTAGTCAATATATGCAGGTGTGGAGCCAACAGGCATGA
- a CDS encoding lipopolysaccharide biosynthesis protein, translating into MTFIALPVLTRLYSVADFGAYGIVLALVSVLSTIANLRLDQALLVAEEQDKKSLIFEGSVFSTVIAVVSGIVISFILNIEMAGAVATGILANTLIQSLYNYHFSAHQEYFCAGLNIFRSAIVVAVQLSLPLVMQISLVNSYNVSSIIMIVAVLIYLLKHQLYQVSWQVFKHYKDFIYANTPHALLNSFSHNLPYYVVSHFVGVQAMGFYAIVERTLRVPINLISQTLRQFFIRKFKNTESNQNVLKASVLLSLVSLPLFAIFFILPEFLYLWVFGSEWVGISSYFQILALGYWAIFCNPPSSAFLIAKRNSQVLFKLQIVELIIKFALFAGFYAVFADKVYMLLAVPVALIFYNFAILYVVWRNKN; encoded by the coding sequence ATGACATTTATCGCACTTCCTGTTTTAACACGCCTGTATTCTGTTGCGGACTTTGGTGCGTATGGCATTGTCTTGGCGCTTGTCAGTGTTTTATCTACTATTGCCAATTTACGCCTAGATCAAGCTTTATTGGTCGCTGAGGAACAGGATAAAAAAAGCCTGATTTTTGAAGGGTCGGTGTTCTCAACTGTTATTGCTGTTGTTAGTGGCATCGTTATCAGCTTTATTTTAAATATTGAAATGGCAGGTGCAGTGGCGACAGGCATACTTGCAAATACGCTGATTCAAAGTCTGTATAATTATCACTTTTCAGCACATCAAGAATATTTCTGCGCAGGCTTAAATATTTTTAGAAGTGCAATCGTCGTGGCGGTTCAACTCTCTTTACCACTAGTGATGCAAATTAGTTTGGTCAATAGCTACAACGTCAGCTCCATTATCATGATTGTGGCGGTGCTGATCTATTTACTGAAACATCAATTGTATCAAGTGAGTTGGCAGGTATTTAAACATTACAAAGATTTTATTTATGCCAATACACCACATGCGTTGCTGAATAGTTTTTCGCATAACTTGCCCTACTATGTTGTGTCGCATTTTGTCGGTGTACAGGCGATGGGTTTCTATGCCATTGTCGAACGGACTTTGCGTGTACCGATCAATCTGATTTCGCAAACCTTGCGTCAGTTCTTTATTCGCAAATTTAAAAACACCGAATCCAATCAAAATGTCTTAAAGGCGAGTGTACTGCTTAGTCTGGTTTCACTACCTTTATTTGCCATTTTCTTCATTCTGCCTGAATTTTTATATTTATGGGTTTTTGGCAGTGAATGGGTGGGTATTTCGAGCTATTTCCAAATTTTAGCTTTGGGCTATTGGGCGATTTTCTGTAATCCACCAAGCTCGGCTTTTCTGATTGCTAAGCGCAACAGCCAAGTGTTATTTAAGTTGCAAATCGTAGAACTCATCATTAAGTTCGCTTTATTTGCAGGCTTCTATGCTGTCTTTGCTGATAAAGTGTATATGTTACTTGCGGTGCCTGTGGCATTAATTTTCTATAACTTTGCCATTTTATATGTAGTGTGGAGAAACAAAAACTGA
- a CDS encoding polysaccharide biosynthesis/export family protein → MAFLLVCGISTTGCAVTSGLQTYDLPAQGAYQTDQGAQLTVVQLTQNNLPSHLFNHIQNSNSIYHLFNNKQHIYRLAAGDVLSIQLWAYPEITPPIQDISNVKAAGYPIDSSGNIQLPLVGQVRVAGKTLAETNRFLRSQFARYLIHPDVVVRVLSYEGRRYFVNGQVMRSGQYTLNDQPISIYTALGQAGGINTETGDNTNIQLIREGQTFDLNVLQLEKQGLSLHNLLIQPNDTIFVNTKQNQKLYVMGESSKSQALALRDQGMTLSDVLGESEGINPYSASAAKIYVMRTDLATKQSTVYHLNLSSFGNLGLANQFQMKKNDIVYIDATGLTRWQRIVNQIIPFSSALYSFDQLGK, encoded by the coding sequence ATGGCTTTTTTATTGGTATGTGGCATCTCAACTACAGGCTGTGCTGTTACCTCTGGTTTACAAACCTATGACCTCCCTGCACAAGGTGCTTACCAAACAGACCAAGGGGCTCAACTCACCGTCGTTCAGCTAACCCAGAATAATTTACCTAGTCACTTGTTCAATCATATTCAGAATTCAAATTCTATTTATCATTTATTTAATAATAAGCAGCACATTTACCGTTTAGCTGCTGGTGATGTTCTCTCAATTCAACTTTGGGCCTACCCAGAAATCACCCCTCCTATTCAGGATATTTCAAATGTAAAAGCTGCAGGTTATCCCATAGACTCTAGTGGCAATATACAATTACCTTTAGTGGGGCAGGTACGGGTAGCCGGGAAAACACTGGCTGAAACCAATCGTTTTTTACGTAGTCAATTTGCGCGCTATTTGATACATCCTGATGTGGTGGTTCGAGTATTGTCTTATGAGGGTCGTCGCTATTTTGTCAATGGACAAGTTATGCGTAGTGGTCAATATACCCTTAATGATCAACCTATTAGTATCTATACAGCACTCGGACAGGCAGGTGGTATTAATACTGAAACGGGTGACAATACCAATATTCAATTGATTCGGGAGGGTCAAACTTTTGACCTAAATGTATTACAACTAGAGAAACAAGGCTTATCATTACATAATTTACTGATTCAACCGAATGATACTATTTTTGTGAATACCAAACAGAATCAAAAGCTTTATGTTATGGGTGAGTCGAGTAAAAGCCAAGCTCTGGCTTTACGTGACCAAGGTATGACCTTAAGTGATGTTTTGGGTGAAAGTGAAGGAATTAATCCTTACTCCGCAAGTGCGGCTAAAATCTATGTAATGCGCACCGATTTAGCCACCAAGCAATCCACTGTGTATCACTTAAATTTAAGCAGTTTTGGTAATCTGGGCTTAGCCAATCAATTCCAAATGAAAAAAAATGACATCGTTTATATTGATGCGACTGGATTAACGCGCTGGCAACGTATTGTCAACCAGATTATTCCGTTCTCTAGTGCACTCTATAGCTTTGACCAACTGGGTAAATAA